Sequence from the Terriglobia bacterium genome:
ACATCGCAGAAACATCATAGCGGTGAGGTATTCTAAGCCCGATGTCCCGAAGGATTTCATTCAAGATCAGCCTGCCGGCCGCTCTGGGGGCGGTTTTCCTGATCACGCTGGTCTTCAGACAGATCGTGGCCGTCAACGCGACGACCGTGGGCTTTGTCTATCTGATTTCGATTCTTCTGATCGCGGCCTGGTGCGGAATCGTCGAGTCGGTTGTGGCGTCGCTTGCCGCGACGGTTTGTTTCAACTATTTCTTTCTGCCTCCGGTAGGCGCCTGGACCATTTCCGATCCGGAGAATTGGGCCGCGTTATTTGCGTTTCTGTTCAGCGGCCTCATCGCGAGCGAACTGTCCCGGAGGGGGCGGCGGCGTGGAATGGAGATGGAGCGGCTTTATTCGCTGAGCCGGACCATCATGATGATGGATGAAACGCAGCCGATCGGTGAGCAGCTCGCGCGCGAGCTCGCCCGAATTTGCGAGATTCCTGCGGTGGCGATCTATGACTGCCGCACGGATGCCGTGTTTATCGGCGGCGCCGACAGTATTTTCAATGTTGAATCCCGCTTGAAAGGCGCCTCCATCGATGGAAGGCAATCCAGAGATGAGAACATCGATACGCTGTTTGCCCCGATCAGCCGCGGGGGACAAAAGACGGGCAGTATTGCCATTCAGGGAGGCGTACTGGCCGGCACGGCCCTGCAGGCAGTGCTGAACCTCGTCGGTATCGCCCTTGAAAATGCCGGCAGCCGTGATATTGCCACCCGTTCACAGGCCGCCCGGCAAAGCCAGGAATTCAAATCCACCCTGCTGGATGGCCTTGCTCATGAATTCAAAACCCCTCTGACGTCGATCCGCGCCGCGACGACGGCGATGCTGGCATCGAATATATCGAGTCCCGCGCGCCGCGAGCTGACGTTGATCGTGGACCAGGAAGTCGACCGGTTGGGCCGTCTGGTAACGGAAGCGACACGCATTGCCCGTATCGAAGCCGGACATATTCAGATCAACCGGCAGTGGATTTCGATCGGAAGCGTCATCGAGCACCTTGTCAGCGAGACGGAGGTGCAGCGTGACGGCCGTTGCCTGGATGTGCTCGGAGTTACGGATCTCCCGCCCGTCTTTATCGACGGCGAGTTGATTCAGCTGGCTCTCCGGCAGCTCGTCGACAATGCGCTGAAGTATTCCTTGCGCGGATCGGCCATCGGGATTTCCTCACGATTGAGCGCTGGGAATCTTCTGATTTCGGTGCACAATCAGGGTGAGCCCCTGTCCGATCTGGAGCGCTCGCGCATTTTCGACAAGTTTTACCGCGGTCAGAATGTCCGGCACCTGGTTGCAGGAACAGGAATGGGGCTGCCGGTGGCGCGGGAGATTCTGATGGCTCACGGCGGTGACATTGCTCTCGCCGGCAGCGATCGAAACGGCACGGAATTCGTGATGACGATTCCGGCCGGCTGAGCGTAAATATGGCCGTTGCGACAATTCTGGTCGTCGATGATGACCCTCAGATCCGGCGCGTGCTTCACACGGCATTGACTGAACACGGATATGGGGCGGCGGACGCGCGCAACGGCGAAGAAGCGCTCGAGAAAATGCGCGATGAAAAGCCCGCGCTGATCGTTCTCGATGTGAATATGCCCGGCATGAACGGTCTCGAGACGTGCCGGAGAATCCGTGCGACATCCAATGTTCCGATCATCATGCTGACCGTCCGCGACGCGGAAACCGATAAAATCGCAGCTCTCGACGCAGGCGCCGACGACTACGTTACCAAGCCGTTCAGCTCTCCGGAGCTGCTCGCGCGAATTCGCGCCGCACTCCGGCGAGCGACGAACTTCTCGAAGGAAATGCAGGTCATTCAATTCGATAACGTCGAAATCAATTTCAACCTGCGCCGGGTCTATGTGGGAAGCCGGGAGGCGAGATTAACCC
This genomic interval carries:
- a CDS encoding response regulator transcription factor, which produces MAVATILVVDDDPQIRRVLHTALTEHGYGAADARNGEEALEKMRDEKPALIVLDVNMPGMNGLETCRRIRATSNVPIIMLTVRDAETDKIAALDAGADDYVTKPFSSPELLARIRAALRRATNFSKEMQVIQFDNVEINFNLRRVYVGSREARLTPKEFDLLQYMVAHANVPIPHTELLQSVWGEEHADEVEHLRVFINQLRKKIERNPSNPKYLITEPWIGYRLRLPQ
- a CDS encoding DUF4118 domain-containing protein, with the protein product MSRRISFKISLPAALGAVFLITLVFRQIVAVNATTVGFVYLISILLIAAWCGIVESVVASLAATVCFNYFFLPPVGAWTISDPENWAALFAFLFSGLIASELSRRGRRRGMEMERLYSLSRTIMMMDETQPIGEQLARELARICEIPAVAIYDCRTDAVFIGGADSIFNVESRLKGASIDGRQSRDENIDTLFAPISRGGQKTGSIAIQGGVLAGTALQAVLNLVGIALENAGSRDIATRSQAARQSQEFKSTLLDGLAHEFKTPLTSIRAATTAMLASNISSPARRELTLIVDQEVDRLGRLVTEATRIARIEAGHIQINRQWISIGSVIEHLVSETEVQRDGRCLDVLGVTDLPPVFIDGELIQLALRQLVDNALKYSLRGSAIGISSRLSAGNLLISVHNQGEPLSDLERSRIFDKFYRGQNVRHLVAGTGMGLPVAREILMAHGGDIALAGSDRNGTEFVMTIPAG